One part of the Coffea eugenioides isolate CCC68of chromosome 10, Ceug_1.0, whole genome shotgun sequence genome encodes these proteins:
- the LOC113749471 gene encoding uncharacterized protein LOC113749471: MMSSIMSKQLGDFLQEQQEPFILEVYLLERGYSSSSIGTCLKRSVSSGLRRNRKFIPNCSRIVRALFSRTLTVTEDQKVSNISGIRSEGVCVSEMDNIKQEMADDDKFSSASSATMFNSCSESDGEDAHYAWRKDGFWGIPDYYQAIKDENEVTADRRFRLENGEDGKQLSPVSVLEHTQPADGSPFCRKDGDARRHKQISTTVCACKSEKPFCSGFGEFCKPDASSQYAKNKKAVQKSKLLLFDCVREVVEKHKKYYPEGQQIQQIMGHEKLWELICQNIWLWSKESIHETNTTHLLHLDLLSSAQEWSNFEHHRQEIGIQLADAMLEDISYEVITDMTKNS, from the exons ATGATGTCTTCCATCATGTCCAAGCAGCTCGGAGACTTTCTCCAAGAACAACAGGAACCTTTCATCTTAGAGGTTTATCTTCTTGAAAGAGGTTACAGCTCCAGCAGTATAGGAACATGTTTGAAAAGGTCAGTCAGCTCTGGTTTAAGGAGAAACAGAAAATTCATCCCAAATTGTTCAAGAATCGTGAGAGCTCTATTTAGCAGAACTCTGACTGTTACTGAGGACCAGAAAGTCAGCAATATTTCTGGAATCAGAAGTGAAGGTGTTTGTGTCTCAGAGATGGACAACATCAAACAGGAAATGGCAGATGATGATAAATTTTCCTCCGCGAGCAGTGCAACAATGTTCAACTCTTGCTCAGAGAGTGATGGAGAAGATGCACATTACGCATGGAGAAAAGATGGCTTTTGGGGAATACCAGACTACTATCAAGCCATTAAAGATGAAAATGAG GTTACCGCAGACCGAAGGTTTAGATTGGAAAATGGCGAAGACGGCAAGCAGCTTAGCCCAGTTTCAGTTTTAGAACATACACAACCTGCTGATGGTTCACCATTTTGCAGAA AAGATGGTGATGCTAGAAGACACAAGCAAATTTCGACTACAGTGTGTGCATGTAAATCAGAGAAGCCATTTTGTTCTGGTTTCGGTGAATTTTGCAAGCCTGATGCATCATCTCAATACGCGAAAAACAAGAAAGCAGTGCAAAAATCAAAACTACTTCTGTTTGACTGCGTTAGAGAAGTGGTGGAGAAGCACAAAAAGTACTACCCAGAAGGCCAACAAATTCAACAAATTATGGGGCATGAGAAGCTCTGGGAGCTCATATGCCAAAACATATGGTTATGGAGCAAAGAATCAATTCATGAAACCAATACCACCCATCTACTACACCTTGATTTGTTATCTTCTGCTCAAGAATGGAGCAATTTTGAGCATCACAGGCAAGAAATAGGTATTCAGCTTGCAGATGCGATGCTAGAGGATATCAGCTATGAGGTTATCACAGACATGACAAAGAATTCATGA